ACAAGCAATTACAATTACACTGTTTGCAAGAAAAATGGGGTAGCTCACCTACTGTTTATCTTGCTTTGTAAATTTCTTGCCTATTTTTCCAGAGTATAACCAaaaacaatagtgacaacaggccCAGAGGAAGAGTATCAACTTGCTTGATTTGCTAGCCTATTATTCCAGTTTGTGGCTGCTAAACTTATTGTTCCAGTTTGTACTCTTTGTGTCTGCTCCTTTTCCAATCTTCTTCACAATATCAACTTGCTTGATCAACACAGCAGAGAGGAATCACCTACTGTTGACACTGACAACAAAAGTTACTCTCACTGTTGATGTGCTGATTTTCTTAGCAGATTTCTGGGTGTGATTTGCTTAGCAGAGCAGGATTTGCAGAACACATTAGAGTGTGATTTGTGAGAGTATTCCTTGCTGATTTTCTTATCTGAATAACACAGGTACCCCAATCTGCAGCAGAGCAGCACCACCTATAGCAGACCAGCAGAGCACGGAAGTTAAAATTGATCCAATCTGCAGCAGAGCAGCACAACCTATAGCAGACCAACAGAGCAGCTATAGGATCAAACTGGAACAATAAGCAGCAGAACAACATAGCAGATCTGGGATTTTCACTCTAGTGGCAAAAGGGCTGTCAACTTGAGCTACACGAGGTCCTCTCCTCACCCAACCCGTGTCAACTTGAGCTACGACTCCTCCTCATGGGGCGAGCTACAGGGGGTCAATTTTAGCCAAAGCAAGCACCGAATCAGAAGATGTTTGAGAGGAGCTATAGGATCAATTCCACAAGGATCTCAGGCTCTTGATTGGAGCTGTGGCGGCCGGCGAGGGGCGGCGAAGGAGCTCTGGCCGGCAGGGGAGCTGTGGCCGGCGGGGATGGAGCTCACGCTCTCGATTGGAGCCGAGGAAGACAgagggagatgagggagctgcagACTGGAGGGCCCTGACGGAGGGGAGGAGCCTGGCAGAGGGGCCCGACGGAGGGGAGGAACCTGGAGGAGGGATGGGCCTGGCGGAGGGAGGGGCGTGGCGGACGGGAGGGGCGTGGCGGACGGGAGGAAGACGACGATCTCAGGGTGAATTTTAAATCAGGGGTagtttggtatttttacatgtttTCACCTGGTCCGAAAATACTCCGAGCAACAACTATttcgaaacggagggagtaatattctaatctatacctaataataaagcggctattgcttccgtcggaaaacccaccacaacatttttataaaaaagcccatgtaatttttgttattcaacccgcactccatcatttatctgcaacgcaaaagaaaaaaacgattcgctgcaaaaattatacccgtacgcatcgcctcgtcccgtcgaccctgggccaccctggcctgtgcccaggccgccgccacaccactcgccgccgcggccgacctcaaccgccactgctgccgatctcaacccacccgcctccgcggctgtacctctccccgctcactgcccccgttgcgacgctcgagcgcatcgcgtcgaccctggtccaccctagcATGTGCCCAGGCCActgccacaccactcgtcgccgcggccgacctcaatcaCCATTGTCGTCGATCTCAACTcgcccgcctccgcggtcgtacctctgcccgcttgctgcctctGTTTCGGCGCTCAAGCACAGCTTCtgaatcaaatcaacgcgacagctatagcgacttgggatgatgcgtctgctcgatgcagaacggcggcggcgcgcggataaggcgcggcggagcgaagtacttgcaggtggaggcgggcctccatggctcacacggggaactccgaggttatgacgcggcaacggcgactccttatggccagatagaggcgtctAACTCTTGCTCccttcatcgtatcccctcctccggcaggaactcatcatctcgtgagatcccctccccatgcctccaaccgtgtgccaagcaccgacaagaaattttgttttgtgggaatttgtttgctgatgaatgaatgtattgaatgtaagattgcattgttatagagagagagaatggaacaccacctttagtttgtcatctcatcccacattctctaccccatgagtgaaataagataacagtcccttgatcaattcacgtagcctctttattttgctttgcttgtcccgcttaatttctcatcatggtggaattaacaatggacgggttgatttctcaacaaaataagataggactgactacattagttagttagcttattattttcataaatcaaaatgattataaaagattaaaagcgtgtggtatttttttctcccgttacaACGCACGGACCCTTTTACTAGTCCTTATAACCTGTTTATGTCACCTTATTGCACCTGTTCTTAACCTTAGAAAACGCAATCGTCCCCTCAAAACAAGTAATCCTAGCGAGGACGACTGATCCGGGCTCCAACGAATCCCCGGGGTAGGCCCCACCTGTCACCCTCGCACGGGCTCTACCACTTTCCCTCCGCCCTGCACACGCGGAGCAATCCAGCCACTTGCACGCGGGATTTCCCCCTGCCGGGCGCCTAGCTTAGCTAGCCTAGCAACGCAAcgtactagctcaaaaaaaagaaaaaaagaaaaaagaagaagctaGCACAGCAACGCCAACCAACTGCAATGATTCTCCCCCACCCCGCGCCCAAACCAAAAAGCAGATAAGGGGGAAGAAAGCCGCCACCTAATAATGTCCTAATCCCCCCGACCTCCTCCCCTCGATCGAATTCCAAATTCCAATCCAAGGAGAGAAAAAAAAAGCGACTGAGAGCAACGGTGCGCGCGTGCGTGCGAGCCCAGGCGAGGTAGCCGATCCCCCGGACGTACGGGTggttctagggttagggtttgcgcCGGCTGCATCGGTGGCGGCGTCGGCGGGGCTGGGGACCGTGCGTGGGCCTCCTTCGACGGCGAACCGGATGCTATGCTGCTAGGCTGCGGGTCGCTCTCCTCGTGGGTGCGCCGCCTCGTCGCCTGCGTGGGGTACGACTCCTTACCTGCCTATCTATCCACCTCGCTGCATCTCTCGCTCGCCATCTTCTTGTCAGCTCGGCACTCTGCCGCCGCGCGATTGCTCCGTCTCAGGTTATTAGAGGAGACCTGTATCGTATCGCGCGGGAAGTGGATCGCTGCTCCCGTTTGGTCCGGATGATTTTGTGATTCTCGGTAGTTTCTCAGAGCTAGTCTGCGCGATGAGACCAAGGTGATTTTTTTTTTTAATTGTCGTGTAGGCGCTGCGGTTCGTATGATGAAACGTGTTCATGATAGCGGTACCAATCTGCAATGATCTCTGTTATTAGACAGGTTTCACGCATGCATTTAAGGTCTCTGTATTCATTTACCCGATCAGCTCCTGTCGGTCAGAAATAATTGGAGGGGTCAGTTGTTTGAACTCGACCTGAATGATTGCTTCATATGGTACCATGTCTTTGTGGTCATTACCTGCCCAAAGAATGTTCGGTGGTTTCCCAGCAAGGCTGTTTGTAGACTTACTTTTGGTCTGCTGTTAGGTTCCTTGTAGCTCCTTGTTCTTTCCTGCCCCCGAAGCTTCCAGATAGTGGCTTTCTAGGAAGGTTTAGCATAAATCTTCTTGCACGGAGCAGGGAAACCTGTATTGATGTTTTGCTTGGTAGAGTAATATTGAATTTTGTATTTGCTTGCGGAAATAGAAAAGACAAATTATCAGTCGTGTAACTGGTTGCTCAGATTAGCTGATATTTCTAAACAAACTTAGGCTTAAGATTAAGAATGTGAGTATACTGCAGAGTATTATCATGTACTCGTATATCTTTTTCCTTTGCAAAATGCATAGATTCAACTTCAACATATGTAGCTAACAACTTCCCAAATTTGACGGGGAACGCGTCGTAGTTGCTGATGTTTGCCATGTGCTCAAATATCAATATGGTATAATCTTTGTTGATTACTGAAGTACAAAAAGAAGACATTTTTGGATATGTGCAGATCTAGTATAGCGTCTTTTTTACCCCCGAGTATCAAGTACGAATGAATACTTATTCTTGATCCACTTCTGAATGTGTACAGAGTCATAACTGATTGGATATGATATTAGAGAAGTTTCATATGTTCTAAATCAGCACATATTCTGTATATACTATTTAAAATTTTAAATGATTAACACGCAAGTTAGATTTTATTTTAATGTTCTATTTTAAGGAATCTAGCTTTCATCAGTTGCTTACATGTTTCATGTAATCACAAATTCACAATGAAAAACCAGGCAACTACTGTAAAATCTTGTTGTAAGCCTGGAGTGGAAGTTGATCTCATAATATGTTTTACTGATGCATTTTCTTGGTTCCCTTTATTGCAACTTCTCTTAAATACTTGGTTCTAATCATTTATTGGTCAATCCTGGTTTGCAACAGAGCAGAAATTGTTTTGGATGTGCGAAGTCTACACCTATAACAGCTGTTGATGAGCCTTCCAAAGGTTTAAGGATCCAAGGACGCTCGATAAAACACCGTAGTTTGTCTGAAGATTTCTGGAGTACAAGTCCACGTGAAATGGAGAACAGTGCCTTGCAGTCACAGCGTAGTATGTCTTCCATTAGCACAGCAGCACAATCTAGTGAACAGCATGGAGCTGGAAGTAGCAGCAACCCAAATGAGTTTGTAAATCAAGGTAAAAATATCTAGCCTTCCACAATGCATGTCCCCCTCACTTCTATATACTTTCAGTTAGATTATGTCTtagcaagtactccctccgtcccaaaataagtgttgcCGGTTTAGTACAaatttagtacaaagttgtactaaatcaGCGACACTTATTGGGACGGAGGGATAATAAATAAATTATGCATGCTAGATTATTAATAATAAAGATTCAATTTGTTTCTTTGTTTGCTTGAGAAGAGAATAAACTTAAATACTGGATCGAGTATACTTTATTCAGGGATCCTAATGCTATGCTGACGTTTTTCTAGAACAATCAATTATCTAATAGAAACAAAACCATCAGTGACACTACTTATagccggaggaggcccaatgggcccgtttagttaggggcttagcccaagttatcttatttttatttAGCAGTAAGGTTATATAAACAGTTGTAAGACACCCTTTTGAATTAAGCAATAAGACATATTCTATTGCCCGGCTCCTAGAGGAGCCGgaatccctaaccctagccgccgcctcttCACCGCGCGAGAGGGCGCCCTCGGGCCGACTGCCGCGCCCTTGCCCTCGCCAGCCTCCCTCCTATCCCTACAGCCTTCGACCAAGACCCGGTAGGATCCTAGCTCCTACCAGTTTGGTATCAGGAAGCttcggtttgatcatgtcttcgcCGCCACCCTCCCCATCCCTCCCGCTGTCgacctccaccaccgccccgctc
This genomic stretch from Hordeum vulgare subsp. vulgare chromosome 6H, MorexV3_pseudomolecules_assembly, whole genome shotgun sequence harbors:
- the LOC123402253 gene encoding uncharacterized protein LOC123402253 isoform X1; its protein translation is MLLGCGSLSSWVRRLVACVGNCFGCAKSTPITAVDEPSKGLRIQGRSIKHRSLSEDFWSTSPREMENSALQSQRSMSSISTAAQSSEQHGAGSSSNPNEFVNQGLLLWNQTRQQWVGNRRLNSQRQKTREPKIGWNATYESLLGSTKTFAQPIPLGEMVDFLVDGWEQEGLYD